A single region of the Arthrobacter sp. zg-Y820 genome encodes:
- a CDS encoding TIGR03557 family F420-dependent LLM class oxidoreductase: MSSSLTIGYAAMLEQFHPTEAVALSEYAESKGFSGVMAADHFQPWVPAQGQSAFVWNVLSALGERTKGDIGPGVTAPTFRWHPAMVAQASATLAAMYPGRHWLGLGSGEALNEHITAQYWPEAPERINRMFEAIDIINKLFTNSLAGKDVRHKGEFYKMESTRLWTMPEVAPEILVATAGPVTAKRAGRHADGLITVGAPLEKIGMLFDKFDTGAREAGKDPDTMPKVLQLHMSWAETDEEALTNAMVEWPNGGMKFPKGDIRSPFELEQMAKLVRPEDFEGRLVISSDPDVHRAYIQKFVDLGFDRIYLHNVGRNQREWIDVFSRDVLPALKR, encoded by the coding sequence ATGAGCTCTTCATTAACAATTGGTTACGCCGCAATGCTGGAACAGTTCCACCCCACAGAGGCGGTGGCACTGTCCGAATATGCCGAGAGCAAGGGATTCTCCGGGGTTATGGCTGCAGACCATTTCCAGCCGTGGGTTCCGGCGCAGGGCCAATCCGCATTTGTCTGGAACGTACTGTCGGCTTTGGGTGAGCGCACCAAGGGCGATATCGGCCCCGGAGTTACCGCTCCCACGTTCCGGTGGCATCCGGCGATGGTGGCGCAGGCATCAGCCACGCTCGCCGCCATGTATCCCGGCCGGCACTGGCTCGGGCTGGGCTCCGGAGAAGCGCTCAACGAGCACATCACGGCGCAGTACTGGCCGGAGGCACCCGAGCGCATCAACCGGATGTTCGAAGCCATCGACATCATCAATAAGCTCTTCACGAATTCCCTGGCCGGCAAGGACGTCCGGCACAAGGGCGAGTTCTACAAGATGGAATCCACCCGGCTGTGGACCATGCCGGAAGTGGCCCCCGAAATCCTGGTCGCGACCGCGGGGCCCGTGACGGCCAAGCGCGCGGGCCGCCACGCCGACGGACTGATTACGGTGGGCGCTCCGTTGGAAAAGATCGGCATGCTCTTTGACAAGTTCGACACCGGAGCACGCGAGGCCGGCAAGGACCCGGACACGATGCCCAAGGTCCTGCAGCTGCACATGAGCTGGGCCGAGACGGACGAAGAAGCGCTGACCAACGCCATGGTGGAATGGCCCAACGGCGGCATGAAGTTCCCCAAGGGAGACATCCGCTCGCCGTTCGAACTCGAGCAGATGGCCAAACTGGTTCGGCCGGAGGACTTCGAGGGACGTCTGGTGATTTCCAGCGACCCCGATGTCCACCGCGCGTACATCCAGAAATTCGTCGACCTGGGCTTTGACCGCATTTACCTGCATAACGTCGGCCGGAACCAGCGCGAGTGGATCGACGTCTTCTCCCGCGATGTGCTGCCCGCGCTCAAGCGTTAA
- a CDS encoding coenzyme F420-0:L-glutamate ligase gives MRSITLFALPGIGEIAPGTDLAAVVLSAAGAVPDFALQPGDILAVTSKIVSKAEGRQVPAGDREQAITNETVRLVASKVHPGGVTRIVENKLGIVAAAAGVDNSNTPAGTVLLLPVDPDASARALCAGLRRALGFDVGVVITDTMGRAWREGQTDAAIGAAGLEVITDLRGSMDSFGQQMKATMTAVADEIAAAADLIKGKTSQCPVAVLRGLPELVRPASPGSRDDGARTLIRPAEQDMFRLGSDEAWREGYAAACRDAGLPVPEYQQEA, from the coding sequence ATGCGCAGCATCACGCTGTTTGCGCTGCCGGGCATTGGAGAGATCGCTCCGGGGACGGACCTGGCCGCCGTGGTTTTGTCCGCCGCCGGAGCGGTCCCGGACTTTGCCCTGCAGCCGGGCGACATCCTGGCGGTCACCTCCAAGATCGTGTCCAAGGCTGAGGGGCGCCAGGTTCCGGCGGGGGACCGCGAACAGGCGATCACCAACGAGACCGTTCGGCTTGTGGCCAGCAAGGTCCATCCCGGCGGAGTGACCAGGATTGTGGAAAACAAACTGGGCATCGTGGCCGCCGCCGCCGGGGTGGACAACAGCAACACTCCGGCCGGCACCGTCCTGCTCCTTCCCGTGGACCCGGACGCCTCGGCCCGGGCGCTGTGTGCAGGCCTGCGCCGGGCGCTGGGCTTCGACGTCGGCGTGGTCATCACCGACACGATGGGCCGGGCCTGGCGCGAAGGACAGACCGACGCCGCCATCGGAGCCGCGGGACTCGAGGTCATCACCGATCTGCGCGGCAGCATGGATAGCTTCGGCCAGCAGATGAAGGCGACAATGACCGCCGTCGCTGACGAGATTGCGGCGGCAGCCGACCTGATCAAGGGCAAAACCAGCCAGTGCCCGGTAGCGGTGCTGCGCGGCCTGCCGGAACTCGTCCGCCCCGCTTCGCCCGGTTCCCGGGACGACGGCGCCCGGACCCTGATCCGCCCGGCCGAGCAGGACATGTTCCGGCTGGGCAGCGACGAGGCCTGGCGCGAAGGCTACGCCGCGGCATGCCGGGACGCCGGGCTGCCGGTACCGGAGTATCAGCAGGAGGCTTAG
- a CDS encoding ATP-binding cassette domain-containing protein, with protein sequence MNNGEMGSGARVNDLQAAGVDVSLGGKLVVDGVDCTVPAGALSALVGPNGAGKSTLLRALAGVVPVRRGTVLWQGRDLLRLPRRERARIAALAEQESGTDTPLTVRDVVSLGTMPHRSLLGFGTSEDDAEVVTALQSAGVPQLADRLFSELSGGQRQRVQLARALAQKPQLLLLDEPTNHLDPHAQLTTLHLMRQLAGQGIAVVAALHDLTHAAAHCDHVIVLSGGTVVAAGDPRTVLTADLIGTVYGVQAHVLEHPATGRPLIALSLPADGAAGSVSAAGARAYATSA encoded by the coding sequence ATGAACAACGGTGAAATGGGCTCCGGAGCCCGTGTGAACGACCTGCAGGCGGCGGGCGTGGACGTTTCCCTCGGCGGAAAACTCGTGGTGGACGGGGTGGACTGCACCGTTCCGGCCGGCGCGCTGTCCGCTCTGGTCGGTCCCAACGGGGCCGGCAAATCCACGCTGCTGCGGGCCCTGGCCGGTGTGGTTCCCGTCCGCAGGGGCACGGTGCTCTGGCAGGGCCGGGACCTGCTGCGCCTGCCCCGCCGGGAACGGGCCCGCATAGCCGCGCTGGCGGAGCAGGAATCCGGTACGGACACTCCGCTGACAGTGCGCGACGTCGTGTCGCTGGGAACCATGCCGCACCGCTCGCTGCTGGGGTTCGGCACCAGCGAGGACGACGCCGAGGTGGTGACGGCGCTTCAGTCCGCCGGTGTTCCCCAGCTCGCGGACCGGCTGTTCAGCGAACTTTCCGGCGGTCAGCGGCAGCGGGTCCAGCTGGCCCGCGCGCTGGCGCAGAAACCGCAGCTGCTGCTGCTGGACGAGCCCACCAACCACTTGGATCCGCACGCCCAGCTGACCACGCTGCATCTGATGCGGCAGCTGGCCGGGCAGGGCATCGCCGTTGTCGCAGCGCTGCACGACCTGACGCACGCCGCAGCCCACTGCGACCACGTCATTGTCCTCTCCGGCGGCACCGTGGTGGCAGCGGGCGATCCCCGCACCGTCCTGACGGCTGACCTGATCGGGACGGTTTACGGGGTCCAGGCCCATGTACTGGAGCATCCGGCCACGGGCCGGCCGCTGATTGCGTTGTCCCTGCCGGCGGACGGCGCAGCCGGTTCAGTCAGCGCAGCCGGTGCGCGCGCCTACGCCACGTCCGCCTAA
- a CDS encoding putative F420-0 ABC transporter permease subunit: MLAAALVFSIAAAATVGPADISVADAFGTILSHLGIGTSPLSALHDGIIWELRLPRVLTAAAVGAGLAISGAVMQALTRNALADPYLLGLSSGASLGAVCVVLLGLQLLLPLAAFIGALAALAATLLLARLAGGLTPSRTVLAGVAVSSLGSALTSLVIFWTATGDSYRNILGWLLGSLSGAQWSSAGIAAGALVAVGIPLLAASRILDGFAFGDDAASALGINVPAVRWSMLAATALLTGAMVSVSGAIGFIGLVFPHVVRMMTGPGHRSLLPLSALLGAIFLIWADTAARFVFEPRELPVGVVTAVLGAPVFAYVLARRKGGA, encoded by the coding sequence GTGCTGGCCGCCGCGCTGGTCTTTTCCATTGCGGCGGCGGCAACGGTGGGGCCTGCGGACATCAGCGTGGCCGATGCTTTCGGCACGATCCTCTCCCATCTGGGGATCGGCACCAGCCCGCTCTCCGCCCTGCACGACGGAATCATCTGGGAGCTGCGGCTGCCCCGGGTGCTGACCGCTGCCGCCGTGGGGGCCGGTTTGGCGATCAGCGGCGCAGTCATGCAGGCGCTGACCCGCAATGCGCTGGCCGACCCGTATCTGCTGGGCCTGTCTTCGGGTGCCTCGCTGGGAGCGGTCTGCGTGGTCCTGCTGGGCCTGCAGCTGCTGCTTCCGCTGGCGGCGTTCATCGGCGCACTGGCGGCGCTGGCGGCAACGCTGCTGCTGGCCCGGCTGGCCGGCGGGCTGACGCCGTCGCGCACCGTCCTGGCCGGCGTGGCGGTCTCTTCCCTCGGCAGCGCCCTGACCAGCCTGGTGATTTTCTGGACCGCCACCGGCGACTCCTACCGGAACATCCTGGGCTGGCTGCTCGGGTCGCTGAGCGGTGCGCAGTGGTCCAGTGCCGGGATCGCCGCCGGGGCGTTGGTTGCGGTGGGCATTCCGCTGCTGGCCGCGTCGCGGATCCTGGACGGGTTTGCCTTTGGCGACGACGCCGCCTCGGCCCTGGGCATCAACGTTCCGGCCGTGCGGTGGAGCATGCTGGCGGCAACAGCCCTGCTGACCGGCGCCATGGTTTCCGTGAGCGGGGCGATCGGCTTCATCGGACTGGTGTTTCCGCATGTGGTCCGGATGATGACCGGCCCCGGGCACCGCTCGCTGCTGCCGCTCTCGGCCCTGCTCGGAGCCATCTTCCTGATTTGGGCCGATACTGCGGCCCGGTTCGTGTTCGAGCCCCGGGAGCTTCCCGTGGGCGTGGTGACCGCAGTGCTTGGCGCTCCGGTCTTCGCCTACGTGCTGGCGCGGCGGAAGGGCGGGGCATGA
- a CDS encoding putative F420-0 ABC transporter substrate-binding protein, translating into MNRSLYPAYSLLLAAGLAGIVGCSGTPAPAAPAAENTGGTAVSGSTEAAASYPVTVTNCGTEVTLKSPPERIVTIKSTALETLLALGLGDKVVGTAFSDGPVPESLAADAASVPSLSDAAPTQEAVLELEPDFIYAGWESNLSSDTAGERGFLASMGIGSYVSPAACREEGLPGKLDFEDVFAQITEAGDLFGAPDAAAALIADQREVLDGVPPAGEGRTAFWFSSGRDTPYAGAGLGAPQMMMEELGLENIAAGVEDSWASLSWETVVAANPDVIVLVDADRNTAESKKELLASMPATAGMDAVINERYLVLPFAAGEAGVRNAEAVADLADQLSSLP; encoded by the coding sequence ATGAACCGCTCCCTTTACCCTGCCTATTCCCTGCTCCTGGCCGCCGGCCTGGCCGGAATTGTTGGCTGCTCCGGAACGCCGGCACCGGCTGCACCGGCAGCCGAAAATACCGGCGGAACCGCCGTTTCCGGCTCCACCGAGGCAGCGGCGTCGTACCCGGTGACCGTGACCAACTGCGGCACGGAAGTCACCTTGAAGTCACCGCCCGAGCGAATTGTGACGATAAAATCCACTGCGCTGGAAACGCTGCTGGCCCTGGGCCTGGGCGACAAAGTGGTCGGCACCGCTTTCTCCGACGGTCCGGTTCCCGAATCGCTGGCAGCCGACGCCGCGTCGGTGCCCTCGCTCTCCGACGCCGCACCCACGCAGGAAGCGGTCCTGGAACTCGAGCCGGACTTCATCTACGCCGGCTGGGAATCGAACCTGAGCTCGGACACCGCCGGCGAGCGCGGTTTCCTGGCTTCAATGGGCATCGGCAGCTATGTCTCTCCGGCGGCCTGCCGGGAAGAGGGGCTCCCGGGCAAGCTGGACTTCGAGGACGTGTTCGCGCAGATCACCGAAGCGGGCGACCTCTTCGGGGCCCCCGATGCCGCTGCCGCCCTGATCGCCGACCAGCGCGAGGTGCTCGACGGCGTTCCGCCGGCCGGCGAGGGCCGGACCGCCTTTTGGTTCTCCTCGGGACGGGACACTCCGTACGCGGGCGCCGGCCTGGGAGCTCCGCAGATGATGATGGAAGAGCTCGGCCTGGAGAACATTGCCGCGGGAGTCGAAGATTCGTGGGCTTCGCTGAGCTGGGAGACCGTGGTGGCGGCCAATCCCGATGTCATCGTCCTGGTGGACGCAGACCGGAACACCGCCGAGTCCAAGAAGGAGCTGCTGGCGTCGATGCCGGCCACGGCGGGCATGGACGCGGTGATCAACGAACGCTATCTGGTCCTCCCCTTCGCTGCCGGGGAGGCCGGAGTCCGGAACGCCGAAGCGGTGGCGGACCTCGCCGACCAGCTCTCGAGCCTGCCGTGA
- a CDS encoding nitrilase-related carbon-nitrogen hydrolase, whose protein sequence is MTIIRTALTQTTWTGDEESMVAKHEEFVRKAAAEGAQIICFQELFHGPYFGIVQDNKYYEYAQKVPGPLTERFSKLAAEHNMVIILPIYEEDQPGVLYNTAAVIDADGTYLGKYRKNHIPHVEKFWEKFYFRPGNMGWPVFETAVGTVGVTICYDRHFPEGWRVLGLNGAQLVFNPNASKPGLSNRLWELEQPTAAAANGYYVVVPNRVGAETNEFGDEAVDFYGTSYMVDPQGNYVGEIGARDGDELMIRDLDMDLVRTARNNWQFYRDRRPDAYAPITAP, encoded by the coding sequence ATGACAATCATCCGTACAGCTTTGACTCAGACGACCTGGACCGGGGATGAGGAATCCATGGTCGCCAAGCACGAGGAGTTTGTCCGCAAGGCAGCTGCCGAGGGCGCGCAGATCATTTGCTTCCAGGAATTGTTCCACGGCCCGTATTTCGGGATTGTGCAGGACAACAAGTACTACGAGTACGCACAGAAGGTTCCGGGACCCCTCACCGAACGGTTCTCGAAGCTCGCCGCCGAGCACAACATGGTGATCATCCTGCCGATTTACGAAGAGGACCAGCCAGGCGTCCTGTACAACACCGCAGCAGTCATCGACGCCGACGGAACGTACCTGGGCAAGTACCGCAAGAACCACATTCCGCACGTCGAGAAGTTCTGGGAAAAGTTCTACTTCCGGCCGGGGAACATGGGCTGGCCGGTGTTCGAGACCGCCGTCGGAACCGTGGGCGTGACCATTTGCTACGACCGCCACTTCCCCGAGGGCTGGCGTGTCCTGGGCCTGAACGGTGCCCAGCTCGTCTTCAACCCGAACGCTTCCAAGCCGGGCCTGTCCAACCGGCTCTGGGAACTGGAACAGCCCACCGCTGCAGCCGCCAACGGCTACTACGTGGTAGTCCCCAACCGGGTGGGCGCCGAAACGAACGAATTCGGCGATGAAGCCGTCGACTTCTACGGCACTTCCTACATGGTCGATCCGCAGGGCAACTACGTCGGCGAGATCGGCGCCCGCGACGGCGATGAGCTGATGATCCGCGACTTGGACATGGACCTGGTCCGCACCGCGCGCAACAACTGGCAGTTCTACCGCGACCGCCGCCCGGACGCCTACGCGCCGATCACCGCGCCGTAG
- the hydA gene encoding dihydropyrimidinase: MSTTLITGGTVVTSTGRSEADVLIDGEKIAAVLAPGSTLLGHDLARSVDTVLDATGKYVIPGGIDAHTHMQMPFGGTEASDTFETGTRAAAWGGTTTIVDFAIQRYGERVMDGLAAWHEKAAGECAIDYGFHQIVGDVNDDSLKAMAGLIDEGVSSYKLFMAYPGVFYSDDAQIYKAMRVGAETGLMTMMHAENGPAIDAMVTELLAQGKTDPYYHGVARAWQMEEEATHRAIMLANLTGAPLYVVHVSAKQAVEQLAAARDNGQNVFGETCPQYLYMSLEDQLGAEGFEGAKYVCSTPLRSKHEHHQDHMWQSLRTNDIQMVATDHCPFCMKGQKDLGVGDFSKIPNGIGSVEHRLDLMYQGVVDGKITLERWVEITSTTPARMFGMYGAKGVIAPGADADVVIYDPAGHTSIGLNKTHHMNMDYSAWEGYEIDGHVDTVLSRGRILINDNEYLGAKGHGRYVRRAPSQYLI, translated from the coding sequence TTGAGTACAACACTGATCACCGGAGGCACAGTTGTCACCTCCACCGGCCGCAGCGAGGCGGACGTTCTCATTGACGGGGAAAAGATCGCAGCGGTACTCGCCCCCGGGTCCACGCTGCTGGGCCACGACCTTGCCCGCTCTGTGGACACTGTCCTGGACGCCACGGGCAAGTATGTGATTCCCGGCGGCATTGACGCCCACACGCACATGCAGATGCCGTTCGGCGGCACCGAAGCCTCCGACACGTTCGAAACCGGAACCCGCGCGGCGGCCTGGGGCGGAACGACGACGATCGTTGACTTCGCGATCCAGCGGTACGGAGAGCGAGTGATGGACGGCTTGGCCGCGTGGCATGAAAAGGCCGCCGGGGAATGCGCCATCGACTACGGGTTCCACCAGATCGTCGGCGACGTGAACGACGATTCGCTGAAGGCAATGGCGGGGCTCATTGACGAGGGTGTCTCCAGTTACAAGCTGTTCATGGCGTATCCGGGCGTCTTCTACAGCGATGACGCGCAGATTTACAAAGCCATGCGGGTTGGCGCCGAGACCGGGCTGATGACCATGATGCATGCCGAGAACGGTCCGGCCATTGACGCCATGGTCACCGAGCTGCTGGCCCAGGGGAAAACCGATCCCTACTATCACGGGGTGGCACGGGCCTGGCAGATGGAGGAGGAAGCCACACACCGGGCCATCATGCTGGCCAACCTCACCGGGGCGCCCCTGTACGTGGTGCATGTGTCGGCGAAGCAGGCCGTCGAGCAGCTGGCCGCCGCCCGCGACAACGGCCAGAACGTCTTCGGCGAGACCTGCCCGCAGTACCTCTACATGAGCCTGGAGGACCAGCTGGGCGCCGAGGGGTTTGAGGGCGCCAAATACGTCTGTTCCACGCCGCTGCGCTCCAAGCACGAACACCACCAGGACCACATGTGGCAGTCGCTGCGCACCAACGACATCCAGATGGTCGCCACCGACCACTGCCCGTTCTGCATGAAGGGGCAGAAGGATCTGGGCGTGGGGGACTTCTCCAAGATTCCCAACGGCATCGGATCGGTGGAGCACCGCCTGGACCTGATGTACCAGGGCGTGGTGGACGGAAAAATCACGCTGGAGCGCTGGGTGGAGATCACCAGCACGACGCCGGCCCGCATGTTCGGCATGTACGGCGCCAAGGGCGTGATCGCGCCGGGAGCCGATGCCGACGTTGTCATCTACGACCCGGCGGGCCACACCTCGATCGGGCTGAACAAAACCCACCACATGAACATGGATTACTCGGCGTGGGAGGGCTACGAGATTGACGGGCATGTCGACACCGTGCTGTCCCGGGGCCGGATCCTCATCAACGACAACGAATACCTCGGGGCCAAGGGCCACGGCCGGTACGTCCGCCGCGCCCCGAGCCAGTACCTGATCTAG
- a CDS encoding TIGR03842 family LLM class F420-dependent oxidoreductase, with protein MEFGAVLQCNPPAARTVALAKKAEEHGFDYVWTFDSHILWQEPYVIYSQILAETQNIKVGPMVTNPATRDWTVTASTYATLNAMYGNRTVCGIGRGDSALRVSNNAPTTLKTLRESIHVIRELANSRSVEYNGATLQFPWSKGSELEMWVAAYGPLALKLTGEVGDGFILQLADVDIAEWMIATVRSAAAAAGRDPMAIKFCVAAPMYIGDDWEHMREQCRWFGGMVGNHIADIVAKYGADAAVPQALTDYIAGREGYDYNEHGRAGNTHAAFVPDEIVDRFCLMGTAEQHIEKLEKLKALGVTQFAGYLQHDNKEETLRVYGESIIPAMRENVSATA; from the coding sequence ATGGAATTCGGAGCAGTTCTGCAGTGCAACCCGCCCGCCGCCCGAACCGTGGCGCTCGCCAAGAAGGCCGAGGAACACGGGTTCGACTACGTCTGGACGTTTGACTCCCACATCCTGTGGCAGGAACCGTACGTTATTTACAGCCAAATCCTGGCCGAAACCCAAAACATCAAGGTGGGGCCCATGGTCACCAACCCCGCCACCCGGGACTGGACCGTCACCGCGTCCACTTACGCCACGCTGAACGCGATGTACGGCAACCGCACGGTGTGCGGCATCGGCCGCGGCGACTCGGCGCTGCGGGTGAGCAACAACGCGCCCACCACGCTGAAAACGCTGCGCGAATCCATCCACGTCATCCGCGAGCTGGCGAACTCCCGCTCGGTGGAATACAACGGCGCCACGCTCCAGTTCCCGTGGAGCAAGGGCTCGGAGCTGGAAATGTGGGTGGCCGCCTACGGTCCGCTGGCGCTGAAGCTGACCGGGGAAGTCGGCGACGGCTTCATCCTGCAGCTGGCCGACGTGGACATCGCCGAGTGGATGATCGCCACCGTGCGGTCAGCAGCCGCAGCTGCAGGACGCGATCCCATGGCGATCAAATTCTGCGTGGCCGCACCCATGTATATAGGGGACGACTGGGAGCACATGCGCGAGCAGTGCCGCTGGTTCGGCGGCATGGTGGGCAACCACATCGCTGACATCGTCGCCAAGTACGGTGCCGACGCCGCAGTGCCGCAGGCGCTCACCGACTACATTGCCGGCCGGGAGGGCTACGACTACAACGAACACGGCCGGGCCGGCAACACCCATGCCGCCTTCGTGCCGGACGAGATTGTTGACCGGTTCTGCCTGATGGGCACGGCCGAACAGCACATCGAAAAGCTCGAAAAGCTTAAGGCCCTGGGCGTAACCCAGTTTGCCGGCTACCTCCAGCACGACAACAAGGAGGAAACTCTGCGGGTCTACGGCGAGAGCATCATCCCGGCAATGCGCGAGAACGTGAGCGCGACGGCATGA
- a CDS encoding ABC transporter permease subunit, translating to MTRTGTGTPPAARIGWAAGGVLVPVLLWEAYKFAGPENGVSVMGLPLLPRTTDLAMPHVWTMLVRLAEPATSAAGAPPLWTAVLQAAAFTLGIAAVGWFIGVAVGMGLAVVMQRFRSAGSALLPWIILSQTVPLIAIAPLVRRWGSQLEIGSFTWENWMSVAVIASYLAFFPVAIGALRGFSSPQASHLDLMHSYSVGWWRSFLFLRLPASIPFLLPALRLAAANAVIGAVVAEVSIGLKGGIGRMIVEYAAAAGGDPGKPWAPIFGAVLLGLAAVAAITVLGLFLHRYRRGEQAS from the coding sequence ATGACCCGCACCGGAACCGGGACACCGCCGGCGGCGCGGATTGGCTGGGCCGCCGGCGGTGTGCTGGTTCCGGTACTTCTCTGGGAGGCGTACAAATTCGCCGGTCCGGAAAACGGCGTGAGCGTGATGGGCCTGCCGCTCCTTCCCCGGACCACTGACCTGGCCATGCCTCATGTTTGGACCATGCTCGTGCGGCTGGCGGAACCGGCGACGTCGGCCGCGGGGGCGCCGCCCCTGTGGACAGCAGTGTTGCAGGCAGCGGCCTTCACCCTGGGCATCGCGGCGGTGGGCTGGTTCATCGGAGTCGCCGTGGGCATGGGACTGGCGGTGGTCATGCAGCGCTTCCGCTCCGCCGGCTCCGCACTGCTGCCCTGGATCATCCTGAGCCAGACCGTCCCGCTGATTGCGATTGCCCCGCTGGTCCGCCGCTGGGGCTCCCAGCTCGAGATCGGCTCCTTCACCTGGGAGAACTGGATGTCGGTGGCCGTCATCGCCTCCTATCTGGCCTTCTTCCCGGTCGCCATCGGCGCCCTGCGGGGGTTCTCCTCTCCGCAGGCCAGCCATCTGGACCTGATGCACAGCTATTCGGTGGGCTGGTGGCGCAGCTTCCTGTTCCTCCGGCTTCCGGCCAGCATTCCCTTCCTGCTGCCGGCGCTGCGCCTGGCGGCGGCAAATGCCGTGATCGGCGCCGTCGTCGCGGAAGTATCGATCGGCCTGAAGGGCGGGATCGGCCGGATGATCGTGGAGTATGCCGCCGCGGCCGGCGGAGACCCGGGCAAACCCTGGGCGCCAATCTTCGGAGCCGTCCTGCTGGGCCTGGCAGCGGTCGCTGCCATCACGGTCCTGGGACTGTTCCTGCACCGCTACCGCAGAGGAGAACAAGCATCATGA
- a CDS encoding ABC transporter ATP-binding protein encodes MSESTESAVPEPAVEVRDVHRIFATGKGSVTALEAASLTVAPGEFVSLIGPSGCGKSTLLRLIADLDEPSSGTISVFGRTARQARREQAYGICFQQAGLLPWRTVRANIELPLQLHGVAAKARKDRAEELLGMVGLSEFADSFPDQLSGGMQQRVAIARSLAESPRLLLMDEPFGALDEMTRERMQNELVRICAETGAAVVFVTHSIPEAVFLSDRVFVMSARPGRIKDVLPMRLGAAGERGENLREDTAFYAAITAVREALHGTSVSELRGVETR; translated from the coding sequence ATGAGCGAATCAACCGAATCGGCAGTGCCGGAACCGGCGGTGGAAGTCCGCGACGTCCACCGGATCTTCGCCACCGGAAAGGGCTCCGTCACGGCACTGGAAGCGGCCAGCCTGACCGTGGCACCGGGCGAATTCGTGTCACTGATCGGACCCTCGGGCTGCGGCAAGAGCACTTTGCTGCGCCTGATCGCCGACCTTGACGAACCGAGCAGCGGAACGATCAGCGTTTTCGGCCGGACCGCCCGGCAGGCCCGCCGGGAGCAGGCCTACGGGATTTGCTTCCAGCAGGCCGGGCTGCTGCCCTGGCGGACCGTGCGGGCCAACATCGAACTGCCGCTGCAGCTGCACGGGGTCGCGGCGAAAGCCCGCAAGGACCGCGCCGAGGAACTCCTGGGCATGGTGGGGCTGTCCGAGTTCGCCGATTCCTTTCCGGATCAGCTCTCCGGCGGCATGCAGCAGCGCGTGGCCATCGCCCGGTCCCTGGCCGAAAGCCCGCGCCTGCTGCTGATGGATGAGCCGTTCGGCGCCCTGGATGAGATGACCCGCGAACGGATGCAGAACGAACTGGTGCGGATCTGCGCGGAGACCGGCGCCGCCGTCGTTTTCGTCACCCACTCCATCCCGGAAGCAGTGTTCCTCTCCGACCGGGTGTTCGTGATGTCGGCACGGCCGGGCCGGATCAAGGACGTGCTGCCGATGCGCCTCGGGGCGGCGGGGGAGCGCGGCGAGAACCTGCGCGAGGACACCGCGTTCTACGCGGCCATCACCGCGGTGCGCGAAGCCCTGCACGGCACGTCGGTGTCGGAGCTGCGCGGAGTTGAGACCCGGTGA
- a CDS encoding ABC transporter permease subunit, which translates to MSTVGTSAQPTGASPTGAAPALAAATSPALLARAVDGGRQALLPVLLGVAAVLLWQGAVTLFQVPPFVLPGPFAIAAAFFGNLGTIVSASLVTGGNAAVGLVAGGLLGVVAAVVAAFLPIFDRLTGPLVSALSVVPIVAVAPVLYTMFGAGEEAPRQIVAGIAVFVPVYVNSLRGFRQVLPVHRDLMRSYAAGRWQVTRAVTLPSAVPYMFTGLRIASSLAVISALIAEYFGGPVGGLGKSITSAASGSNYTLAWAYVLGAVVVGLVFFCATAALEKYSSRH; encoded by the coding sequence GTGAGCACCGTGGGAACGTCGGCGCAGCCGACTGGAGCGTCGCCGACTGGAGCGGCGCCGGCACTGGCCGCCGCCACTTCGCCTGCCCTGCTCGCACGGGCGGTCGACGGCGGCCGACAGGCACTGCTGCCGGTGCTGCTGGGCGTCGCGGCGGTCCTGCTGTGGCAGGGCGCGGTGACCCTGTTCCAAGTGCCGCCGTTCGTGCTGCCCGGGCCGTTCGCCATAGCCGCGGCGTTTTTCGGCAACCTCGGCACTATTGTGTCGGCGTCCCTTGTGACCGGAGGCAATGCGGCGGTGGGACTGGTCGCCGGCGGGCTGCTGGGGGTGGTGGCCGCCGTGGTCGCCGCCTTCCTGCCAATCTTTGACCGGCTAACCGGACCGCTGGTGTCAGCGCTGTCGGTGGTGCCGATCGTGGCCGTGGCTCCGGTGCTTTATACGATGTTCGGCGCCGGCGAGGAGGCGCCGCGGCAGATCGTGGCCGGAATCGCCGTTTTTGTGCCGGTCTACGTGAATTCGCTGCGCGGCTTCCGGCAGGTCCTGCCCGTGCACCGTGACCTTATGCGCTCCTATGCCGCGGGCCGCTGGCAGGTCACCCGCGCCGTCACCCTCCCCAGCGCCGTCCCGTACATGTTCACCGGGCTGCGGATCGCATCCTCCCTGGCCGTGATCTCGGCGCTCATCGCCGAATACTTCGGCGGCCCCGTGGGCGGACTGGGCAAATCCATCACCTCGGCGGCCTCCGGCAGCAACTACACGCTGGCCTGGGCCTACGTGCTGGGCGCCGTCGTCGTCGGCCTGGTCTTCTTCTGCGCCACCGCGGCACTGGAGAAATACAGCTCCCGGCACTGA